The sequence AGTGATATGAGCCACACATGCACGTTGGAGTAGTAATTGAGGAATGGGAAGAGTTCAAGAAATTTGTACTATGGTTTGAAGTGATGGTTCCATAATTTACATATACAGCTAAATAAAGTAAAGTAAGAAATATACAGCTAGAGAAAGAAAAAGTGGTGTTAGGCTAATTATGATgagttttttggatttttttggctTGAAATTTTTAATTGACTCCCTCATTTCATGTTAATTGAAGTTTTTTCCTCAGATTATAtgcaaaaatctttattttccCATGCTTCCATTCTTGGGGTGGGATCATCAACTATAGTATATTCTAAGGTTTATTCTTATGAGTTTAAGTTCTAAGTAGACACTAGAGGCCATGTCCGAATATATTTATGGCATGAAACAACTTACGATATGAGTCTAGCTTATTGATATATAAGAGAAAATTTAACTTAAACCTACTTgaccttttatttttatcaaaaatccTGCATTCGAAAATTAAAATATGTTGAGCATGGGTTTTAATTGATTTAAAATTTGAACTTTATGCTTTCGTTTTTGAAATTCTACCACAACTCATTTGAtttacaaaaaatttaaaaatgaatTATTTGTACTTATTTAACGAACTTCTTAGCATATATACAGAGTCTAGGTCAAATCTACAGGATTTGAATAAACTCATAATTACCTTCTACATTCACccttactatataatgataagtATGGGCGGagcaaaaaattatattatatatataatgttAAAAAGTTTTTTTGTGTTGAATtatataaggatttgaataaacTCATACTTATTAGCCGTTGAATCCCATTAATTTCTTCGTGTgtacttttttaaaaataaagtaataatattGGACCGATAGTGCAAAAACAAATTATTTTGTCTGTCTCATGTAACTTAAATCTTGACAAGAAGGACCAAATCCATAGATACTGTAAACCATAGGCACTTAATTGCAAATAAAAAGATCACTTTCGACTTTTGTCTCAAAGTAGTGTCGGCCAAAGAAGATTCTACATGTGCGGGACCCACCAACATTTGGAAAATAGTGGTGGACCATACACAATCTACACACGCGTCGCAGGTTAACAGTATCACCCCAAATTAAAAATAGCCACGTGGACACATACTATTGGATATAAGGTACTCAATCCCTTATGTCGTTTTCACACATGCATTGATGACCTGGCAATCGACAGATCATTGACACGTGTATGGAAGAATAACGAATAAAATATTGAGGATTTCAAGATGCCCACGTCTCACGTGATAATTAATCAACATTATGAAGCTCTAAATTAGAGTAGTAAACTATTGATTAACTAATGATTAAGACATTCATTAAGATCATCAACAATTTTGAATCTTTTTACCCGTAGTCAAAGATCTCGGATTCGAGCCATGAAAATATGAAACCGTGATAGAGATTACTTTTCCAGCTAATGAACCGTCAAGGCCTGAATTTGAGACGGAGGAAAGATTTTTACGAAAGTGATTCAAAAAAGAATAAATGAACAAGCGAAGAAGCCGAGAGAATTCATCATTTATTATACTAATATAGATAACACTGACGTTATAGATACTATTATTTTCTGGTAAATGAACCCCTTCAATCCGAACCTCCCTTTCCCTAGCTCCGCCACTGGGTACAGTACGTCCCGAACATCAAATGGTTATAAAAAAGATattcatgaaaaaaaaattaatagcttatttttattttttttggttatcttattctaaactttttttttatttcttttctgattAAAATTAATGATGTAAATGTGAGTGGGGAACGAGCTAGGGGGTGGAATATGACATGTTTccattgttctgttttgtttttttttttctttttaaattgaaaattaaatACAGGTGTTTACAGTAGTATTGGACCAAAGAAGGCTTGAAAAGGATGTGTAGTAATTAGTTCTTTTTTGtcactttatttattaaaatttagtTTGTGATTTCCATCAACGACTAAGTTTATATGAAGTTCGACTTTTGAAGTTGATGCTTTTGtcattttataataaataagatttttaagTGTTTGCTTGATACATTGTATTATACTCATGTCTCACTAGGAACAGTTCGATAATTAAAAAATTTGAAATGGAACTGCAATACTAAAAGTATAAATTATATTACCTATGGTTCATATTATCtggtctttttaaaaaaattgcgcacttaaatatatttaatatccTTGATTATAAGAGTGTTTGTCTAAATTATCATTTATCTATTTCTTAAATGTCTCACTTAATCACACACAACTAATTGGAGCAATAAGGGTGTACCGGAGAAAATGTAACAAATGCTgatatttttctaaaaaacaaATATGTTTTTGAATAAATTTATGTTGCCAACGACTAATATGATTGAAAGAATAAACAAGTTACTCACAAATAACTTCAATATAAAAGAACATGGAACTTACTACTAAGCACCATGAAGTTATCTATACAACTTCTTTGGCAAAAAAACATATAAAGTATCTCTAtaaaaataagagcttaagttCTACGTACTAACGATATAAAAAGTTTTGCACGATCAAAATTCCTATCAGATAATCGCAAGCAAATCTCTATGATGAGTATTAGTAATTAGTATTCGAGTAAAAATGATAACTGACCTGCTATAATATATTAAACTTCACCGATAACGTAAATAATGTTTTCACAACAAACATATAAAGTATCTCTAGAAATATAAGAGTTTAAGTTTCACGTACTAACATGATATAAAAGTCTTGCACATTCAAAGTACTTATAAGATAAACGCAAGCAAATTTCTATGATAAGCATTACTACTTAGTAGTCCGATTAAAAATGGCAACTAACCTGCTATCATAGATTAAACTTCATCGATAACGTAAATGATGTTTTCAGTATTAGTGTATATACTTAAATCCTAAAGGGCAACacgatgcactaagctcccgctatgcgcggggtccggggaaggaccGAACCACACGGGTCTATTATACGCAACCTTACACTGCATTtatgcaagaggctgtttccacgacttgaactcgtgacctcctggtcacatgacagcaactttaccagttacgtcaaggctccccttcatataacttaaatcctaaattttaaaagaaaaaaaaaaaaaagaggaaaactgGCCTTCAAGATATCTATACATTTGACCTTGATGGGTGGGATATCATTAGTAACGTCTCCGCACAACTATTTTCTTGACATGTTAAGGGATTTTCCTCTGGCTCAGCCACAACACATAAATTCTCTGGTGTCAAATCTTCATTTTGGCCAGGAGAAATCTCATCTTCATTTGGGCCAGGAGGATAATCAATCTCGGAAGCACTTAAATCAAATATAAAGACAGAGAAACGAGAATTTCCGGTATATCGGAAGAGTAAAAAGTAACCACAACCAATTGAATAGTACTCCTTGAATTTGTTCCAGCCCTCCTTAAACCATGCCATGCCACTACAGTTATGCAATTTTACTTTCCATATTGCACCATTTGGGACCTCGAGCGACACAACATCTCGCAGATTGTCCCCATACTCCATCATAAATTCATCAGGGATGTGCTGAGGATATCAAAATTGGAAAGAGATGAATAAAACATAAGAGAAGAACAGTAGAAAACAAATAGAAAGGTAAGGAAACCTTCAGACTAAAAAGTTGGTCTAAGAAGGCTGAAGAAGCTGCAGTCAAGTTTCAAACCACATATTGCTAcgaaaggagaaagaaaaagtgATAGCACGATACAAAGTAGGAAAATCCTGTACGGACAAAAAACAAATACTGAAAGTGATCAGTAAGCTCAGGTCTAGAATCTGTCAATCAAGTTCGCATGACTGAAGCTTTCATTTCAGTTGCTTAAGCTGGACATTTCTTTTCCACTATAGGCTCTTAATCGTGGTGCTGGCTTCTTATCATATATATGGCACAACCACTAGAATTTCCCAGCGAATAACAATTTGCGGCAATGCTGCATTGCCCACTGTTGATTCAACTTCAATGAGTTCTATATGCATGAGAATACAGATTTTTTTGGGGACAATTATGCATGAGAATATAAGTATTTAAACCtcctctttctttctttatttttatctttccttataaaaaatattttgatcacCCAGAACAGAGCAAACATGAAAGTCAAAAATAGTTATTGGTCAACCAAAAGAGATGAAAAAACGAAAGCCAAGATAGCTTGTCCATTGTTATCAATCCTCTTTTAAGTCGATATCCCTTTGCTGGTAAAGCTGATCAAAGGTGTTATGCAATCAAATGCTAAGAAGACCAGACACCTTTCTAATTctcaatttcttcaattcaaagGATTCATGTTATTCATTTTTGTTCTGCTCAAAACAGGGATCTTTTTTAGACTGGTTTACATTCAAATTAAGGTTTGCCAAATACCTTCTGATCCTCAAGCTTTCCACACCCTCGAGAGCCTGTATCTAACCCCATTTAATTTGACACACTAAATACATAAATACTATGAAGAAAATGTCAATTTGCTAAAATGCTTATGTCAAGAACCCACTCGTGAACATTTTAAAAACCTACTTGAAAGGCATGGCAATCATAGATACAATACATGACTTGCTTTCAAATATTGTAGCATCGCCCATGAGTTTGGAGTTAGAGAGGAGTTGTTCTAATCTAAGTAGCGCGAACTCTTCGTTTTTGGTGTTGCACCCATCTCAACACGGGATGGGAGCGGGTGCGAGAGCGGGATACGTTCCAGATTCAGTCAACTAACTTCGGATACTTTGACCTATGTCCATCCACAAATTTGGGgggaaattgagattttgatttctcaaattaaaaataaaacagatTTAAGACATGACAAATGTCATAACTTCAATATTGCAGTACTTTTGCCTCATATTTGTTGCTTTGTGTTtcagaaaaaacaaaaattcaaggGGTCGTGTTCTGATTTCGGACTTCTGGTAGACAGTAGCAGCGATATAGATGTAGAGTTGGTGGAAGGCCTTGAATGGCCTTTTTTCTCTTTATAGctctattttttgtaattttgaatttttttagccGAATCTCTGCACCCGTATCCATACCTGGATCAGCACCACCGAATAttaaaatttagattttgccAAATCCGACACTCGAATCCGTGCCCGTATCGGATAcccgcacccgagtccgagcaacttaggttcTAATATTAAAAGTTGGCTAATTATTTATTAATACTACTCGAAACAAGATATCGACTTGGCCTAACCCCCTAAGTTAAAGAAAGCTCCTTACTGCATCTCCATCTTAATTTGAAATCACATTTTTCACTCCTAGTTTGATGTCATTTTATTACAGAAAATGACATCATCGAAAAAGTACACACATTCCAGTGGTACACTTGTTAATCAATGTTAGTCCGATTAAGTTTCCGAAAATGAAGTTGGACTTTAAATGGATCATCAAATTACAGACATTTTAAAAATCATCCACGCACAAGATGTTGACTAGGACTAAATGCACAGGATCCACCACCTCTTCTACTATCAACATTGTTTTAGACGAAATGCTcctatttattaaaagaaactaTTTTTTACAAACCAAAAGGGGgatttaaaaacttaaaaaatcttcacaaacttaaagaagagaaAGCACTACCAAAGCACAAATGAAGAGCACAGAGGCCATACAACTATAAACAGAAAAGAAAGATATTATAAAAATGCCTCATCATAAACCAATTTGCAGAACTTACTAATTTAGAGGCATGAGGAGATAGGATAACCTTGAAGAACTGAGGTGGTTTCTCCGGGCTATCTACCGGTTTTGGTTCCTCTGGCAGGCGACTCTCTACTGTCTCTGCCGTTTGCTCTTCGTGTGATAAGGTAGCGTCAAAATTTTGCTTATTGAGACTGCAGTGAGAAAAATCAATCTCCTCGTCTGGACTGCATTAAAGATGTGACAAAATAGAATTATCGACATTAATCGTTGAAACATGTAGGCAATGATATTAAAGCTCAATCCTAAGTCGAGTCCTTTATTTTTGTTAGAAAAAACTAACACAATGAATATATAATCCACTTGAAAATATTTATTCCTTTTAATTTGCTTTCCATtattccttttcttcctttttataaTAACTGATCAATCCCAGGGCCAGCGGGGCATAGTTGTGAAAAATGGAACCCCCCTTCCTTAAAGACCGGGCTTTTATCTATGGCAGGTTCGAACCCACACATCACACACTGGGTTCAATAATTTGCTCCACTTTATTTTCATTATTCCTTCTCTTCATCTTTTTTAAATAACTGAAATCCCTTGGGATAGAGGTGAACAATCAAATTTAGCGAATAATGAGTCCGCCCCTCTGACCTTATCCACTTATACCGGGCTTCTATCAGTGGCAATGCTGAACCTAGGATGCGTGTCTAACCCACTCATCATGCGTTGCGCTCTTACCACTAGACAAAAGCTCGGGGCATATTCCTTAACTTCATCTTGTTCCTCCTTTTTGTTTCTTTGCGCGTGTAGTTTGTGATTCTGTTCATTAACTAAATTTATCTTAAAATAATTTTACGTACGCTAAGACCATAAACACAACAATTCCTAACATACAAAACACACAAATTCCTATAATCCAGCAGTACATAGATTAGAAAATCTAGCATTTACCTCATTGGCCGATACTCAATAAATCAGCTCCTATGCTAACTGATACTCCAATTGGTTAGAGCGAAGAAGACTCA is a genomic window of Nicotiana tabacum cultivar K326 chromosome 16, ASM71507v2, whole genome shotgun sequence containing:
- the LOC107828317 gene encoding B3 domain-containing protein At1g49475-like, whose amino-acid sequence is MSPDEEIDFSHCSLNKQNFDATLSHEEQTAETVESRLPEEPKPVDSPEKPPQFFKVILSPHASKLHIPDEFMMEYGDNLRDVVSLEVPNGAIWKVKLHNCSGMAWFKEGWNKFKEYYSIGCGYFLLFRYTGNSRFSVFIFDLSASEIDYPPGPNEDEISPGQNEDLTPENLCVVAEPEENPLTCQENSCAETLLMISHPSRSNV